A segment of the Desulfovulcanus ferrireducens genome:
TTTTTCCTGACGCAAAAAAGCCTCCACCAATGCAGGGTCCAGGCAATTGCCCTTTTCTTGCTCAATAATTTCTCTGCACTTTTCTCGAGCAAAAGCAGGTTTATAGCAACGCTCAGTGCTTAAGGCGTCAAACATATCTGCTAGGGCAACGATCCTTGCCTCCAAGGGAATCTCTTCTCCTTTTAAACCATATGGATATCCTGTACCGTCAAAGCGCTCATGGTGGTAGAGTACGATATGTTTGGCCATCTTCAGGCGGACAGATCCGCTTTTTTTATAAAGCTGTTCTAGAAGGTTCCCACCTATCACCGTGTGTTGCTTCATAACTTCAAATTCTTCGCTGGTGAGCCTGCCCGGTTTATGCAAAATATTATCAGGAATGGCCACCTTGCCTATATCGTGCAGGGAAGAAAGAGAAAAAAGCATCTCGATAACCGCAGAAGTAAGCCTAGAAAATCCGTGTCCGGCCAATTCTTGTGCCAGAGCTAATGTGTAGTGCTGGACCCGCTCCAAATGTTGTCCGGTCTCGTTACTACGATACTCAGCCAGCTTGGCCAAGGCAAAAATAAGCATGTCCTGGCTTTCAAGATTCATGAGCCGCTGCGCGCCCAAGAGACGAATCCTCAACTCTTCCGGATGAAAAGGTTTGGTCAAGTAGTCATCCGCACCTGATGATAGAGCCCGAACAATGCTTTTCTTATCATCTACTCCGCTTAAAACTATGAGGTATGTGTAGCTGAGTTCAGTTTCCCGAATGGACTTGATCAGTGAAAAGCCATCCAAATTAGGCATGGTGAGGTCAGTAATAACAATTTTTGGTGCATGGGCTTTAAACAACTCCATCCCTTCTTCAC
Coding sequences within it:
- a CDS encoding HD domain-containing phosphohydrolase, which encodes MQKAFFPEGKEKILVVEDSPVDRALLVSKLNSWNYSVLSGQNGEEGMELFKAHAPKIVITDLTMPNLDGFSLIKSIRETELSYTYLIVLSGVDDKKSIVRALSSGADDYLTKPFHPEELRIRLLGAQRLMNLESQDMLIFALAKLAEYRSNETGQHLERVQHYTLALAQELAGHGFSRLTSAVIEMLFSLSSLHDIGKVAIPDNILHKPGRLTSEEFEVMKQHTVIGGNLLEQLYKKSGSVRLKMAKHIVLYHHERFDGTGYPYGLKGEEIPLEARIVALADMFDALSTERCYKPAFAREKCREIIEQEKGNCLDPALVEAFLRQEKEFWEIRKRFPN